A window of the Butyricimonas faecalis genome harbors these coding sequences:
- a CDS encoding DUF1573 domain-containing protein, with translation MKKKHFILFIVLLITSLGIIATWFAFATQPDNFSSAPLTTIEIPQDSINLKTIRYDEKPQAIFTLKNTGSHPLLIKNVLTTCGCTNPQWEKRPVLPGQTREIIVTFKPNSLGRFTKKIQVLCNTTLKLHDLRLVGFVTE, from the coding sequence ATGAAAAAGAAACACTTCATATTATTCATCGTGTTACTGATAACCTCTTTGGGTATTATCGCCACTTGGTTCGCGTTCGCCACTCAACCTGACAACTTTAGCAGTGCGCCCCTCACGACCATCGAAATCCCACAAGATTCTATCAACCTGAAAACAATCCGTTATGACGAAAAACCACAGGCTATATTTACTCTAAAGAACACGGGTTCGCATCCCCTCCTCATAAAAAACGTGCTTACCACCTGCGGTTGCACCAACCCACAATGGGAGAAACGCCCCGTCCTACCCGGACAAACAAGAGAAATCATTGTCACGTTCAAGCCCAACTCGCTAGGACGTTTTACGAAAAAAATACAGGTGTTATGTAACACCACGCTCAAGTTGCACGACCTAAGGCTAGTAGGTTTCGTGACAGAATAA
- a CDS encoding BF3164 family lipoprotein, with the protein MKKIIYIAIFFAACSKTNDLNIPQEFQTSGNEVHVDFVADLSDYGISRPTKITKHGDILAIGQPHGEANVSLIDLITHTTNQWLPFGSGPNEAYSIYNLSVNQRGELAAFDFYTGILHRHNPTTSSRSATHPLALTGEEKHLSVIQGDNFIISTGLYKQGRYRFYSLDNNQTTYFVSYPEHPQYPDLSQHLQSILWASTVLCLRPDNKAFVCTDIRSGQIDICNIEEHSISLVCRHCYYYPHVDIDPKAHGPVAYYMDNLAGFQDVAVSNDRIFVLYSGKTYKDEKQNIANCSTLLVFDWDGTLLETRTLPQMATFISYDLEENALYGTTPDAQLVRYNI; encoded by the coding sequence ATGAAGAAAATAATCTATATCGCTATATTTTTTGCAGCATGTTCCAAGACCAACGACTTGAACATACCACAAGAATTTCAAACTTCCGGTAACGAAGTCCATGTTGATTTCGTTGCAGACCTTTCCGACTATGGTATTTCTCGGCCGACCAAAATAACCAAACACGGAGATATCCTTGCCATAGGCCAACCGCATGGAGAAGCCAATGTCAGCCTTATTGATTTAATCACACATACAACGAATCAGTGGTTACCCTTCGGCAGTGGTCCAAACGAGGCCTATTCCATTTACAATCTTTCTGTAAATCAACGGGGAGAACTTGCAGCTTTCGATTTCTATACAGGAATACTCCATCGCCACAACCCGACTACATCGAGTCGTTCTGCCACACACCCCCTTGCATTAACCGGAGAAGAAAAACATCTTTCCGTCATACAAGGAGATAATTTTATCATCTCAACCGGGCTCTACAAACAAGGTCGTTACCGATTCTATTCTTTAGACAATAATCAGACGACCTATTTTGTCTCGTATCCCGAACATCCACAGTATCCTGACCTATCCCAACACCTGCAAAGTATTCTTTGGGCCAGTACGGTTTTATGTCTTCGCCCAGATAATAAAGCATTCGTCTGTACTGACATTCGTAGCGGACAAATCGATATTTGCAACATCGAAGAACACTCCATTTCATTAGTTTGCCGTCATTGTTATTATTACCCTCATGTCGACATAGACCCAAAGGCTCATGGCCCAGTGGCATACTACATGGATAACCTCGCAGGATTTCAGGATGTTGCCGTTTCAAATGACCGCATTTTTGTGCTTTATTCCGGAAAAACATACAAAGATGAAAAACAAAACATAGCAAACTGTTCAACCCTGCTCGTTTTCGATTGGGACGGTACATTACTCGAAACTCGCACTCTCCCTCAAATGGCAACATTCATCTCTTACGACCTGGAAGAAAACGCACTCTACGGGACAACTCCCGACGCTCAACTAGTTCGCTATAATATATAG
- a CDS encoding sensor histidine kinase yields the protein MSEVIAIIVIIVLVLILQFWSIKSVYQKDKFLIEKELYDNVRWQVEDWNHKGFMLCGGGVRAYYFQEGGRELVLMLGDSLYVFKVDTKNVMDDVYLRIACDLNVLKPITLQILDSMVGLNLNSRLSELLIVFQRVDSTGKVLEVFPDRGRLPERMNWVWSIQLGFLSGESINIYYLFPRGYYKQYIELVVWIFIVGAVLAGFAIMFVLAYHRQKKRRKCQIKWIGDDLHSLKTPVEQLGGIMQWFELKCSEPAYGKIKAERACACLNEILQNMDECILACSILHKTKLKLTDVNLKTLLLDLIDQQREAHQGEKVPKIELDYRLPNYVVYSSAECLTLIVRNLLDNAVKYSKDEIRVWVRAYQADNKMVIEVEDRGIGISDKDQKVIFNEYYRVEGTGKKGCGRGLPYVIEIVEKMRGKIEVKSELGKGSCFKILIPIWEKKDEK from the coding sequence ATGAGTGAGGTAATAGCAATAATAGTGATTATTGTCCTTGTTCTTATTTTACAATTTTGGAGTATAAAATCTGTTTATCAGAAAGATAAATTTTTGATAGAAAAAGAATTGTATGACAATGTTCGATGGCAGGTCGAGGATTGGAATCATAAAGGGTTTATGCTTTGTGGTGGAGGCGTGCGTGCCTATTATTTTCAAGAAGGAGGACGTGAGTTGGTGTTGATGTTGGGAGATTCTTTGTATGTTTTTAAAGTGGATACGAAAAATGTGATGGATGATGTTTATTTGAGGATTGCTTGCGACTTGAACGTGTTGAAACCAATAACTTTGCAGATATTGGATAGCATGGTGGGGCTGAATTTAAATAGCCGATTGAGTGAATTGTTGATTGTTTTCCAACGTGTGGATTCCACGGGAAAGGTCTTGGAAGTTTTTCCCGATAGAGGACGTCTGCCCGAAAGAATGAATTGGGTCTGGAGTATTCAATTGGGGTTTCTTAGTGGTGAGAGTATAAATATCTACTATTTGTTTCCTCGTGGGTATTATAAACAATATATAGAATTGGTCGTATGGATTTTTATAGTTGGAGCGGTTTTGGCCGGGTTTGCTATTATGTTTGTGTTGGCTTATCACCGGCAAAAGAAGAGACGGAAATGTCAGATAAAATGGATTGGGGATGACTTGCATAGTTTGAAGACTCCGGTGGAACAACTAGGCGGTATTATGCAATGGTTCGAACTGAAATGTTCGGAGCCGGCGTATGGGAAAATAAAAGCGGAACGGGCTTGTGCGTGTTTAAATGAAATTTTACAAAATATGGATGAGTGTATACTTGCCTGTTCTATATTGCATAAGACAAAGTTAAAATTGACGGATGTAAATTTGAAGACATTGTTGTTGGATTTGATAGATCAGCAGAGAGAAGCTCATCAAGGGGAAAAGGTTCCAAAAATAGAATTGGATTATCGATTGCCGAATTATGTGGTTTACTCGTCAGCGGAATGTTTGACATTGATTGTTCGTAATTTGTTGGATAATGCGGTGAAGTATTCGAAGGATGAAATCCGGGTGTGGGTGCGTGCATACCAAGCAGACAATAAGATGGTGATAGAAGTGGAAGATCGCGGGATAGGAATAAGTGATAAAGACCAGAAGGTTATATTTAACGAATATTACCGGGTGGAAGGGACTGGAAAGAAAGGATGTGGGAGAGGCTTACCTTATGTGATTGAAATTGTAGAAAAGATGCGGGGCAAGATAGAAGTTAAAAGTGAATTGGGAAAAGGTAGTTGTTTTAAAATATTGATACCTATATGGGAAAAGAAGGACGAAAAATAA
- a CDS encoding response regulator transcription factor: MGKEGRKIKILYAEDNAETRELYLDILIAMGYDVCTVNDGDEAVRMCKYGNFDLLLLDVILPGKRGDEILRWMRSRGDRTPVVILSSTNRHTLLTDEGYEADEYIDKAISNSEFEIRLKKVLCRAWGNGMEDQLTDRVSFNRQTYILTIDGKAHLLNYMHGCILSIICANKDRGVSPEDLCMQLWNRNLHEEKNNRLLEELRSYISYIRKLLEKDPRIKLKKIRGGNYILSIMAD; the protein is encoded by the coding sequence ATGGGAAAAGAAGGACGAAAAATAAAGATTTTGTACGCGGAGGATAATGCTGAGACCAGGGAACTTTATCTGGATATTCTAATCGCGATGGGGTATGACGTGTGTACGGTTAATGATGGAGATGAAGCCGTAAGAATGTGTAAATATGGAAATTTTGATTTGTTATTGTTGGATGTGATTTTACCCGGTAAACGGGGGGATGAAATATTAAGATGGATGAGGTCAAGAGGAGATCGAACTCCGGTCGTGATATTAAGTTCAACAAATAGACATACCCTGTTGACAGATGAAGGATACGAGGCGGATGAATATATTGATAAAGCGATTTCTAACAGCGAGTTTGAAATTCGTTTGAAAAAAGTATTGTGCCGAGCTTGGGGAAATGGTATGGAGGACCAACTGACAGATCGAGTAAGTTTTAACAGGCAGACTTATATATTGACCATCGATGGTAAAGCTCATCTCTTAAATTATATGCACGGATGTATTTTATCTATCATTTGTGCTAATAAAGATAGAGGCGTTTCCCCGGAAGATTTGTGTATGCAGCTATGGAATCGAAACCTGCATGAAGAAAAAAATAATCGTTTATTAGAAGAACTTCGTTCATATATCTCGTACATAAGGAAACTTCTAGAAAAGGACCC